The stretch of DNA CTTGAAATATCAGGTAGCACTTGGGCATACTTATATCTCCAACCCTAGTAAGTTTTTGTTGCACTGAAAACCCATTAAAGGATGTATCAGCAGACTGCCATACAAGCAGAAGGatagaaaatttgtttttctttgcattgtgtACAAATGCAAATTTTTAGAGAGTAGTGCAACAGTGGAGGATGTAGGTTTTTTGGCAAAACTGAATTAGTGTTAAAACACCACTTCTTACCTGGTTCTTATTTACAACTTTATAGACAATGTAAATAAAATCTTAGGGGTGTTAATGTATAgtcacctgatttttttttttttaacaggtcaGCAGATACATAGAGAATGTTCTAAAACCTAGCCAGGAAATGAAGTTGAAAAAGCTGGAAGAACACTTTTATCAGATGACGGGTGAAACCTGGAAGTTAAGCAATGGTCATAAACTTGGGGTTAGAAAATATtctcatttcatatttttttaatcctgcTATTGTTTATGTTCCCTTTAACatatactaatttttttaaaaatttcaaattattattcCAGTCTATTTTTAGGAGTCTTTATTAAGAATGCTTatatatcagttatatatatatatagtttttattgatCATATTTTTATGTCAAATGTTTAAGTGGTTTTTGGTGCCTAAAGAGCATATAACTTAGATCCTTGAAAAGTTCTAACTTAAGACAGTCTGAGAAAACTGTTGACTAAATCACATCTTTTATATGAGGGCATCCAAATCTCTTGGGTATTATAAGCTCACATTATATTCATTCTGTTTAGCTCTGTTTTTTGAAGCCAAATTGACCTTTGACTCTCTTCCTTTGGCATTGAGTAtgaattttgtcatttgcaaatGGAAGTTTACAATGTTAAGTTTTCTTTCAGCGAAAAAAGGATATTcataaagaaattcatttttagaGGAACTGGCTGCAGATTTTTTTGTGTAAGATGCTTTCTGtcccaaagactttttttttgctttctatttacACTGTACCTCTCATCATCTCATAAAGAAGATGATCCAGTAGGGGTAAACAGGATTCTGACAATGAAGCAGAATGTTTGTATCCATTTCATAATGGTAAATATGCCATGAAACCATCAAGGGTTGGTAAGAAAGTTAATGTGAAAGATGGCAACATAAAATACAACTGCTGTTGGTAGTGACTTCACTTCTGAATTGAGTTTGCTTTTGAGCAGGGTGATGAAGATTTGGAGCTTGATAGTGAGAGTCAGACGTCTTTTGAAACATCAAACAGAGAAGCAGCAAAGAGACGGAACTTGCCTAAGCCTGTAACCAAAGTTTTACCACCCACTGAGCAGCCCACGAAGAAGGAGGTTCATTACTTAATACCTGTTCACTGAGCTGTATCTGCGTACAGTAGGGATATTATTTTTTTGGTGGAAGTGGTATATTGAGGGAATCCAGATGGTGTCTTCATTAAGAATCACTTCAGCTTCATTAAGAATCACTTTTCTTGTTAAATACTAGCATTCTGAGCCAAACTTACAAGGAATCTAGGAAGGGAAATGATAGTACATTTAGTAAATAGTTCTTTTTAAGGAAGTAATTTAATTATGTAGAAACAAAAAATGCAATATTTACTAACGGAGACATTCCTTTGGGCAGCTAAGATACAAGAAgtcatatattttgttgttgagttgctcagttgtgtctaactctttctgaccccatggactacagcatgccaggttcctctgtccgccactatctcccagagtttgctcaaactcatgttcattgagtcagtgatgccttccaaccatcttttcttctgctgccccctgctccttttcccttcagtctttcccagcatcagggtcttttccaatgaatcggctctttacatcaggtggctaaagtactggagcttagtTGAATGGCTAACGTTATTAACATGAATATATCATTGTCCTCAGTGCCCCTTTTAGGGAATGAGTTAGCAACCATTCACTCTGGAGTGATGTCCAGGTTTattattccttcttttctttcaaatcttTAATCCTTAAGAAGACCAATTTGGAGCTGGTTAAGGTTGAAATAAGTGTATTTCTATCGAGTCTTAGGTAAAGCTGCTAAGCTGTGTATTCCCTAAAAGTAATTTCCAATGTATTGCTTCTCAGTCTGAGGTTTCCTGGTCCCTTCATGGAGCTTGAGGGTGGGAACTGGGTCTTTAAACTGTTTCTAACATTTGAAAAAGATCTAGAGAGCTACATGGACTCATTACATTTGTAAGATTCTTTGTTATGTGTTAATAGCATAGATTATCTCATGCTGATGGTAAATTCTAATTGACCATCACATATGTTTTTGAtaccaaacaaaaagaaatgatttaataaatgcaatgaatatttgttagataaaatgttataaaatatggAATCTatggtattaaaaaataaaaagcatcccTTGAAGGTGAAATTGTTGTACAGTGTTTTAGTGAGAGAAAATGCTTTGTACATCTGGTGTTTTAATAGATTAACAGAAATAGGGAAATGTGGATAAATCATGAAAGCAACCAAAGTGGATGGTGGTTTTCCAGCCCCTTAGAAGGCACcaataaagagaaatatatatgtacTCATCCTGATGCATATATGTGTGAACCTAAATAATCGAGGGGTTCTACTGAACTTAATTTTTATCCTGTTTCTTTAGTAGTACATTTTAATGTAATATCTTAGAACAGCATAAACATAATGTTCTTTAAATGTGTATAGATTAGCAGCTGTCATCtgagtttttttttcaaatcctgtTTTTATGATGTATTGTTAGCACAGAGTTGCTGAtccaaaaatgtttattgagtctctcattgtaaacattttataaatgtatattaaaagaaaagatttcatTAAGCATAGATATGTCCAAACTCTATGTTGAAAGGAACTCTTCTCTTTgaggttatttttttcttcttctgtttacATTCCTGTTACTAAATACTTAACTTTTCTTTAGGTTCTTGATTTTCCTGAAGAACCTCCTGAAACAGCTGAAGAAGTaagcttatcttttttttctttgaaaatcaatgtatttttaattttctttcacatCAAGTAAATACATCTTACCTACATTTgggtttagaaagaaaaaatagtacaGTGTTTATGTGTTTGCACCATGATTAGGTCTTGTTTCAAATATGTGGTGGTATCAAATGCTTCAGTCAAGCCCTGTTTTGGAAGCCTGCTATCTGCTGAGCTTGTGTTTTAAAGCCCTCCCACTTCATCGGGCAGAGATTGGATATGTGGTTTTTTCCAGAATGTTAGGTCATCACATGAGTTGCGTATTAAAATAGAATCAAAAGAGGCAGATGACTTCAAATTGTAGTTTTtccattaaaaaggagaaaatgaaggatGCAGCTACTTTGTAGGTGTTTGAATTGAAAGATGGTTTGCTGTTTGGGGTCAGGGTTGGACTGAATCCCAACTTGGCATTGTGTCCTCTGCCCAACTGCTTTGCCATAATCTGCGCCGCCTTCCTGCGGTTGCCCAGCTCAGTTTCACTAAGTCTCTAATGTACAGAAGCACATCTTTAAAGCCGTGAAATGGCGTAGGCAAAGGAAAGCTGGATGGTTTTCCATTTCTTGACTCTCAGCGACTGTTACACTCCCTGAAAACCATTTCTGAGGCAGCCATGAACGTGCTAACACATTTGCAGCACATAAGTTAGTATTTTGGATACTAAAATACTGAGGAAAATGCTGAAAGTCTTATAGAAATAGAGACAATGAAGTGTGCAATCAATCCCAGGAGAATCACAGTCCCATAAGAAacacaatttaagaaaaaaaaccaaaggTCTAATTCCTCCCTGTTACACCCATCACATCCACACCCATGATATGTCTGTCCTGACCCTCCTACATCCTCACCTCTCCTCAAGCTCTGGGTTGGTATCCGTGACAACCACTTAAAATACAGGAGTAACTAAGTACAGCTCAGGTTGACAGGGAAtgccttttaagatttttctccaGCTTTAAAGCACATGACCTTATTCCTGCAGAACACCAGTGTGTCACCAGTGACAACAGACGTCAGGGGGTCAGTGAATCCTTTGAAATTGTACCTTTTTGTGACTACAGGTAGAAGGAGGGTGCTCTTCAGAATCTCAGGTCTGTGACCCTAAAAAGGTCAACACATCTCCACCTGGAGGCAGTTGGTGTTGCTCTCCACTTTATTAAGAGTTATTCATAGTCattccattttgtttcttttctgcccTTTTCCCATACTTGACAGATGACCTTCTGTGCTACACTCATTAAAGTGTCTGTCACAGTAATGGAGTTTTAGAGCTGGGATGGAACCTCAGTCATGTTTCATCCCATCTCCTCAACTTGAGGCTGAAGCCACAGGCAGGATTTTGAGGTCCCTCCTGGGGGAGCCCAGGCCCTCTGGCTGCATGAGACCTCTGGGCTTAATTCCCTTGTTTACTCTAGAAACAATACTATCCCTATTTGCTTCTCCTTGCTCCTATTTGCTTCTCTTTTGGCCTTGCTCTGATTTTTGGTCCTCTTTGCTATTTTTGGTTAATAAAGTCAACAAAATTATGGTAAAAAATTGTTACTTGAGAATTACATGTTACCTGAGAATCACATACATAGTATCAATCAGGTATAAGCaactttaaattatataataaggTTTTGTGAAGAATGCCACTAATGTATAGTTAATACCACTTGATACTTGTCTAGTATATTCTATTCTACActaatcaagaaaagaaaatacattttggaAGATTTTGATTCTGTCAGAATCATCACTGGGCAAGGTGTTTTCCACCTGTGCAGTTGCTACTGTGCATAGATTTCTTAGAATTCAAAGGATGAATTCCTAATTCCCTGCTAGCCATTCATCAGCCCTTATTTTTACCTCCCTGGATGACTCTGGGTGTCCCAGTTTATACTCCTTGACCTGGTCACCAACTCTTTGATCTAATGAGCTGTTTCTGAGCAGTTAGCCTGGTCCCTCCAGGTGTCTCTGCCTGACCTttcccctctgttgtagttggactgtttaataataatgaaagtaGACATTAGGCGTGGAATGTCATCATCAcgataaaagttaaaaacaagaaaaaggaagcaTTCTAGTTTGGAGACTGTGCCTTTCCTACCTACCCTTCACCCCATCACCCCAAAAAAGTGCTTTTCAAGTTAAAAAGGCACGCCTGGAGTTGGCAGTGAGCactttgccagttactccagatTTTAGGATGTTTGTCTTTGCCAGTCACATAGTCATACTTGTTTCTGGCTTTCTGCAAAGTACCATTTCGTATTTTGTCAACTTCGAAGCTTTGCTCTGATACCATAATCATGCTCTATCATCATACATAAAGCTTGCCCATCATAACTAATATATTTTAATCCCTAAGCCACACAGCTGTTTCATGAAtccatatataaaagaataatttCACCTTTAGCAATACTGGAGATTTTCATTTTCAGGACATTCTCTATTTTCTTATTAAAGTTAGGCCCATTAAGTGTGTGGTGTCACCCACAGAATCGAGGGACATCTTAATAAATCTTTGTTGCTCAGGGAAGGGACTAACATTCGTCTTAAAGGTTATCAGAACAGGGTGAAGTTTTCACTGTGTGAGTGTGTATCCTATATATGTAGCCTGTGGCTCTGCACGCTTTGCAATAACCATATGAGAAAATTCCTGTCATAGTGGAAGCCTCCTTGGACTTAGGAGCAGACTAATAGATGAGTGAACTAATGGCTGACACAGATTTCTGAAAGGGGGCGGTATCTGAAACAATGCCATTCTTAATCCTTATACTCTGATTTAAGTAAGTGCTTGTTATGTATTTCATATTACTACTATCGAAAGTTATAAGTCGTCTAGAATTCACAACAGAATAGTCACCACATGTTACTGTTCTACTTGTAAACTGAAAAGACAATAATTGTAGAATTTAAGATAATTTGAAAAGAGTTTTGTAAATCCTCATGTAATTACCATAACACCATAGCAACTGTTTTCATTGTTGCATGctatcttatttcattttaagGGGAGCCAAATTTTAATTAGTGCTGCCCCTTTTCATTTAGATTTCATTTAACAATCTGTGTTCGGGACAGAGATTTACTTTACAGTTTGGACTGTGTTCCAGGCCTTTGACCTGTTCATAGGTCAGTCCACTAGACTGTCAGTAATCTTAGGAGAAATTACATACCCACCTTTCACAGTAATTGTAATAATAGAACAGTAACTAGGTTTCGAACAGTGATTGTTcatttctcttaaatatttatcTAATCACAATGGTAAACATTAAGTCACTATATTTTAACCTTAGTTTCTTTGAAAGCATTTGGCCTTAATTCTCCCCGTAGATCATTAAAGTTTGAACAAAACCTCACTGTAAAAGTTAGGTTTTATTGTTCTACAAATAAGCAAAATTGGCTTTTGTGATTGttagtttgtgttttgttttattataaaactttCCTTTAGTAGAAGTAGTAACAGAGCTCAACATCGCACCAGTCTGGATGTGAATAAAACACTCTACCTGCTTGCATGGAAATATTTGCTAACGCGGCTTTCCTGAAGCGGGTGGGTGCTGCTATAAAACAACCATTTCTACCATTTCTGTAACTGTGCTGCCAAAAAACTCCCAGGACAGTTAGGATAACGttcataaaagttaaaaacaagaaaaagatagCATTCTAGTCTGGGAAGTGTGCCTTTCTTACCCATAAGAAACACTTTCCATAGGACCATCAGAAAGGGTTTCCTGAGAATGAATAATGAATGTCAGAATTAATGACTAATttgtcatcttttcttttcttaaaattgaagtatagttgatttacaatgttgtgttagtttctggtggacagcacagtcattcagttatacatatatacatattctttttcattatggtttattacaggatattgaatatagttccctgtgctatacaagtaggaccttgttgttcatctattttgtatatagtagcttgtatctactaatcccaaacccCTAATTTAGCCCtccactttggtaaccatgaagtttgttttatatgtctgtgagtctgtttcaatgttgtaaataagttcatttgcatctgtTTTTAGATTCCCCACATAaatgataccatatggtatttgtctttctctttctgacttactttgcttattAGTATGGTCATCTCTAGGTCTTTCCCACTCTTTTCTCTTTTAGAATGTTCTTTAAATTACTAGGATGTTGCAAGCTCTTTTTAGCTATTTAACACTTTCATCAGAGGAAAAATTGTGGGGGAACTGAATATGTAGAACAAAGCTGCTCCCAGGAAAAGGGTGTCTCCAAGACCCCCAGCAGCCAGGACTAACTCCAGGCTCATCTCTTGTTCTCATGAGGTAGACATGGTGCCCAGCCAACGTGATGGGGTGGCCTGGGTAACGTTTTGTTTCCTTCCAGTCCACTGTTTGTCTTGCCTGCAGACTCTGAGGTGGCTCTGGATCAACTTGGCTTGGTAAGGCCTCTTTCAAAGCCCAGCTGCAGTCTTGATATTGTCTGGGCAGACAGAAACCTCAGGTCTCTGGCGCCCTCTCTGGAAGACTCTGTCACTGGTTTCCTCAAGCAGTGGGAAGATATTTTTCAGGTTCAGAATTATTTCTGTGTTTAAGGTGAATTTTCTCTGGACCTTAATGTTGGCGTACAATTCTGAGAGCTAAATTTCTACAAAACCCCACATGAGTGCTTAGAACTAGGTACAGGTGTTTCACAGGAGTAGTGATTTTGGAATTAAAGACAGCCGTAGTCGGAATTCTCATCTGAACACTTTTTTCCTCAGGTCGTGACTGTAGCTCTCCGCTGTCCAAGTGGGCGTGTCCTGAGGAGAAGGTTTTTTAAGTCTTGCAgttcacaggtgaggaaaaatcatatttggagaaatatttgtGTTGAATTTGGCAATAGTTTATTTCCATGCAGGGTGGATGTGTTGTCTGTTGTCTGCACTGCCATCAGCTAAAGATAAATGGGATTTATGTATACTTTATGTGACAGAAATTTGGAGAATTAGGCATGCTGAGCCTTCTTGAATTGTGATTTCTGCATTCAGATTTCAGTTCTtccttgttttaatttgtttttaaattatattttcacagCTCAGTGGTAAGATGCTTTCAAATCTTTAGGAAGCAGCTATTATTAGCTCTATTCTTACTAGCCCTAAtggattattaatattaataatggattattaatattattaataatggattaatattattaatataagaaGCCCCACTGCTTGTGTTTTCAGATCATTCTCTAaagcttgtttctttttgttctaatagactttttttccttttaaaaacaatattgtgTTCACTAGCAAtgatttggaaaatatagaaaactagAGTGAAAAACAATTTTGATTTGCCATCTGACACCAAAGCCAATTACTAATATGTTGGtgtatttctgattttaagtACATTTGAATTTATCATTATGCATGCATTAAAAATCTAAGTAATTATCTAAATAAATTTCTCCTTATTGCTACATTTAACCTTCTATGTCTAGACTGCTATAAACTATAATAGGAAATATTAGTAGGTTAgactacataaaaattttaaattctataaaGCTCATCAAGTTAAAAATTTGGCAGCaacaatttaataattatttataaagtAATGATTATGCTAGCTAGAGAAAAAaaacttgcctgggaaatcctatggacagaagagcctggtgggggtccgtggggttgcaagagtcggacatgacttagcaaccaaacaacactttaataaatatttataaagtaatgGAGCTAAAAAAATTTGCTAgctaaaaaaatttgaaaaattaaaaaccaagtgATAAACATGAAAAGAATGTTTGGTCTCACTTAGAATCAGAGAAGTGCATATTAAAATGGATACCATTTTCAACCTATCAAATTgtcaaagattaaaaagaagagtACCCAGTTTGGGGCAGTGTGTGCAGAAAACAGAGATTCTTATTAAATTACATTCACATTGTTCATGTAAATGTAATTTAGACTGCTGTTCTTGTGGGATAATTTATCAgtatatattttacaatatatCTTTTGGCCCAGTAATTTCATTTATGAGAATTTATTCTTTGGAAATAATGACAAATGATCAAAGGTAATAATATAAGTGATTATGTAGGCATTGGTTAAACTAAGGCTCATTCGTATATTGGAAAATTATGGCATTGTATGACATAATGCACATTTATTACATGGAATATCAACAGGGACATGGATGGTGGTAGAAGTCAAGGGTTACTTATAATTGATATAAGTATCACTTTGATATAAAGTCTAATTATTGATATAagttgatatatgtataattgatacCAGCATCCCCTGAGAACATTCTGTCATTCAGCTTTCTTCCTAAAGCAACACACCATCCTTTAGCAGTTTTAGTGGAAATTTGGACAATTACAGTGGGAATCTTTATGACAGGAAATGCAGTACATTCATAGGGATGGCCTCTTATCAAAAGGCAGAGTTTCTGGACCATGGACACGTCTGTTTTGACTGTTCCTGGGTaattttgatgtggactattggCTTTCATTGTAATCTAAATGACTTTTTTCCCAAATGCTAACCTTTTGTTCTTAACCTTTTTAGTGAATAATCTCCCCGTTCCCTATGATTGGAGCTTTCCTAATTGTTAAATGCTTCTGCTGCCTGTAGGTGTCAGTAGTCCCTAGGCCTTCTTTGAAACAAAAGGTTATCAAGGGTCATTCACATCTCAAAATTCATGGCATGCTGTTTTGCTTTAAACACTGGAAAGTTCCTTTGAAAGATATGAAAGTTCTGTTTCATGACTCCTAGGGGCATGATTTAACAATGAGAGATCATAAACTATCATGAGGGACACAACCGTGAGCAGTTATTTATAACGAAGCTTTTTCTCTTCTAGGTCTTGTTTGACTGGATGATGAAGATTGGGTATAGCACATCCCTATACAGCCTTTCTACTTCCTTTCCCAGAAAGCCTCTGGAAGTGGAGGGAGGCTGGTCACTGCAGGACATTGGAATAACTGTGGATACTGTACTCAACGTGGAAGAGAAAGAGCAGAGCAGCTAGTTTAGAAATGCCAACTAGCTGTTTTACATGAAATCAGTTACACCATGACCTTAGAGGACAATAGAGGATTCACATTAAAATCATGCCATATGTTGACTGAGCTCAAGGCCATAAACATTTCAATGTTGATCTCCATGGAAATGTATGGACATTAAGTATTACAAAAGGATTGCTCTCTACATATAATAATTAGGGAGTGTGCCATATTACAATGTACCAAATGAGGATGAGATAGAAATGTATACAGTAAGGTGctcattaatttgtattttccccAGCTGACGTCATTTATCAGTTTCTTCTTTCATTGGCCTTGCCATAGTGAACATTTCACCATTCAAACTCTTTAAGGTCTTCTAAGTAGGAATGTTTAGTTTGCTGTATTTCCAGAAATTAAACTTTGAAAATGTTTCAAAGCTCTTTTTAGACTTCAGAGTTCTTTTTGATAGTAAACATTGTACTCATGTTTACTTAACTAATGTTTGAGATTTATTTTGCCTTGCATTGAACTGTAACATTTACAACATTCCAGGTGGATCAGTGTTTTAAAGATAAAACAAAGTGAaggtgagttttaaaaatatatctgggcACTTCATTTCCCTGCTTATACTTCTATAATGGTGTATTCACACTAATAACAAGTTCAAACTCCAAGGATGGTTTAAAGGCTGTCTATTCCAGCCACTCCCTTTCCCATGCTAtcactctttttttgtttgtttggccatGCCCCAAgccatgtgggaacttagttccccaatcagaggtcaaacccatgctccctgtgAAAGGCTGTTGTTGTATTACGCAAAGACGCCAGGATTCtcggcccccggaggagaagaatttaatctggggccagagacgaggcttgatcactcagagcttttgtgtaataaagttttactaaAGGAGATAGTGGAgatagagaaaggagaaaggagatagagaaagcttttgacataggCAAATGGTCACTGAAATGGAGAAAGAAGTCATACTGTGGGTGGCCTCATGGAGAGGCCTGTGTGGCAAGCAAGTGAAGCCAACAGCAAGGGGAAGGAGCTTGTGCAGTTATGTGGGAAATGGAAAATGCAGCTAACAAGGTATCTAGCTAAATCTATTTCTAACCAGAGTACTGAAAACATCAGCCTGTTTCTTCTTGCTGCTTATAGTAAACTGTGAGAAGAGAAGTTCAAGAAAGGACTTGAAAAGGAACCAGGGGTCACTGGTTTGGAAGATCCCAAATAAGGCCAGACAAAATGGCTTCAGAGCAAAGTTAAATCAAGGACATTCTCaggaagtgtgaaagtgttagtcgctcagtcgtgtctgactctttgcgaccccatggactgtagcctaccaagctcttctgtccatgtgatttcccag from Ovis canadensis isolate MfBH-ARS-UI-01 breed Bighorn chromosome 26, ARS-UI_OviCan_v2, whole genome shotgun sequence encodes:
- the UBXN8 gene encoding UBX domain-containing protein 8 isoform X1, which gives rise to MASRGVVGIFLLSALPLLCLELRRGIPDLGIKDLILLCGRIFLLLALLTLIISVTTSWVNSFKPSQVYLKEEEEKNEKRQKLVRKKQQEAQGEKVSRYIENVLKPSQEMKLKKLEEHFYQMTGETWKLSNGHKLGGDEDLELDSESQTSFETSNREAAKRRNLPKPVTKVLPPTEQPTKKEVLDFPEEPPETAEEVVTVALRCPSGRVLRRRFFKSCSSQVLFDWMMKIGYSTSLYSLSTSFPRKPLEVEGGWSLQDIGITVDTVLNVEEKEQSS
- the UBXN8 gene encoding UBX domain-containing protein 8 isoform X2, encoding MASRGVVGIFLLSALPLLCLELRRGIPDLGIKDLILLCGRIFLLLALLTLIISVTTSWVNSFKPSQVYLKEEEEKNEKRQKLVRKKQQEAQGEKVSRYIENVLKPSQEMKLKKLEEHFYQMTGETWKLSNGHKLGVLDFPEEPPETAEEVVTVALRCPSGRVLRRRFFKSCSSQVLFDWMMKIGYSTSLYSLSTSFPRKPLEVEGGWSLQDIGITVDTVLNVEEKEQSS